The following coding sequences lie in one Mycobacterium gordonae genomic window:
- a CDS encoding Rv0361 family membrane protein, which translates to MPNAPESDRDGTQSSGQADAERDADAEPTEALIAGDPETETQVIATRRPDEGSEPAQPEPERRFTAPGFDAKETQVIATSQDAATEAFQTRPAAGGNPPAPPAPPLPPKTAVPQSIPPRGGAKPGAKQRNWGWVLAVVVIVLALAAIAIFGTVLLTRSKHSKASQEDQVKQTIQNFDIAVQRGDLTALRTITCGTTRDGYVEYDEKAWSETYQRVSAAKQYPVIASIDQVVVNGQHAEANITTFMAYDPQTRSTRSLDLQFRDDQWKICQSG; encoded by the coding sequence ATGCCCAACGCACCGGAGTCCGACCGCGACGGCACACAATCCAGCGGCCAGGCCGACGCCGAGCGCGACGCCGACGCCGAGCCCACCGAGGCCCTGATCGCCGGTGACCCGGAGACCGAGACTCAGGTGATCGCCACCCGCCGCCCGGACGAGGGTTCGGAGCCAGCACAACCGGAGCCTGAGCGGCGCTTCACGGCGCCCGGGTTCGACGCGAAAGAAACGCAGGTGATCGCCACCTCGCAGGACGCGGCCACCGAAGCCTTCCAGACCCGCCCGGCGGCGGGGGGCAACCCTCCGGCGCCACCGGCCCCGCCGCTGCCACCGAAAACCGCAGTGCCCCAATCGATTCCTCCTCGGGGCGGAGCCAAGCCGGGGGCCAAGCAGCGTAACTGGGGCTGGGTTCTGGCGGTAGTCGTGATCGTCCTGGCGCTGGCGGCCATCGCCATCTTCGGCACCGTGCTGCTGACGCGCAGCAAGCACTCGAAGGCCTCGCAAGAGGACCAGGTGAAGCAGACCATCCAGAACTTCGACATCGCGGTCCAGCGCGGCGACCTGACCGCGCTGCGCACCATCACCTGCGGCACCACCCGTGACGGGTACGTGGAATACGACGAGAAGGCGTGGTCAGAGACCTATCAGCGGGTGTCGGCGGCCAAGCAGTACCCGGTGATCGCCAGCATCGACCAGGTCGTCGTCAACGGTCAGCACGCCGAGGCCAACATCACCACGTTCATGGCCTATGACCCGCAGACCCGCTCCACCCGGAGCCTGGACCTGCAATTCCGCGACGACCAGTGGAAGATCTGCCAGTCCGGCTGA
- a CDS encoding DedA family protein, which yields MSTVSASGSILDPMFWIGPEGLFASAVLPTILVIVFVETGLLFPLLPGESLLFTGGLLAAKGTLDIWVLAPAVAVVAILGDQTGYFIGRRIGPALFKKEDSRFFKKHYVTESHAFFEKYGSWAIILARFMPFVRTFTPVIAGVSYMRYPVYLAFDIVGGVLWGGGVTVAGYFLGTVPFVNQNLEKIILGILFVSMIPAFIAAFRGYRSRRKAPEETPEELPLSD from the coding sequence ATGAGCACCGTGTCAGCGTCGGGCAGCATCCTCGACCCGATGTTCTGGATCGGCCCCGAGGGTCTGTTCGCCTCCGCGGTGCTGCCGACGATCCTCGTCATCGTCTTCGTCGAGACGGGCTTGCTGTTCCCGCTGCTGCCCGGCGAATCGCTGCTGTTCACCGGTGGATTGCTGGCCGCCAAGGGGACCCTCGACATCTGGGTCCTGGCGCCCGCCGTCGCGGTGGTGGCCATCCTCGGCGACCAGACCGGGTACTTCATCGGCCGGCGCATCGGCCCGGCGCTGTTCAAGAAGGAAGATTCCCGGTTCTTCAAGAAGCACTACGTGACCGAGTCACACGCGTTCTTCGAAAAGTACGGGTCATGGGCCATCATCCTGGCCCGGTTCATGCCCTTCGTGCGGACGTTCACCCCGGTGATCGCCGGTGTCTCCTACATGCGCTACCCGGTGTATCTCGCGTTCGACATCGTCGGCGGCGTCCTGTGGGGCGGCGGCGTGACCGTGGCCGGTTACTTCCTGGGCACCGTGCCGTTCGTCAACCAGAACCTGGAAAAGATCATTCTGGGCATCCTGTTCGTGTCGATGATCCCCGCGTTCATCGCGGCGTTCCGGGGCTACCGGTCCCGGCGCAAGGCGCCCGAAGAGACTCCCGAAGAACTGCCGTTATCCGACTGA
- the fbaA gene encoding class II fructose-bisphosphate aldolase has protein sequence MPIATPEIYAEMLGRAKENAYAFPAINCTSSETVNAAIKGFADAGSDGIIQFSTGGAEFGSGLGVKDMVTGAVALAEFTHIIAAKYPINVALHTDHCPKDKLDTYVRPLLAISSERVSSGANPLFQSHMWDGSAVPIDENLEIAQELLKQAAAAKIILEIEIGVVGGEEDGVANEINDKLYTTPEDFEKTIEALGHGEHGHYLLAATFGNVHGVYKPGNVKLRPDILAEGQKVAAAKLGLGDDAKPFDFVFHGGSGSAKSEIEEALRYGVVKMNVDTDTQYAFTRPIAAHMFSNYDGVLKVDGEVGNKKVYDPRSYLKKAEAGMTERVIEACNDLHCAGKSLAS, from the coding sequence ATGCCTATCGCAACGCCCGAGATCTATGCCGAGATGTTGGGACGTGCCAAGGAGAATGCGTACGCGTTCCCGGCCATCAACTGCACTTCCTCAGAGACCGTCAACGCAGCCATCAAGGGCTTCGCCGACGCCGGCAGCGACGGGATCATCCAGTTTTCGACCGGCGGCGCGGAATTCGGCTCCGGCCTCGGAGTCAAGGACATGGTGACCGGCGCCGTGGCGCTGGCCGAGTTCACCCACATCATCGCCGCGAAGTACCCGATCAACGTGGCGTTGCACACCGACCACTGCCCCAAGGACAAGCTGGACACCTACGTGCGTCCGCTCTTGGCGATCTCGTCGGAGCGGGTGAGTTCGGGGGCCAACCCGCTGTTCCAGTCGCACATGTGGGACGGTTCGGCGGTCCCGATCGACGAGAACCTGGAGATCGCTCAGGAGCTGCTCAAGCAGGCCGCGGCCGCCAAGATCATCCTGGAGATCGAGATCGGCGTGGTCGGTGGCGAAGAGGACGGCGTCGCCAACGAGATCAACGACAAGCTCTACACCACACCGGAGGACTTCGAGAAGACGATCGAGGCACTCGGCCACGGCGAGCACGGCCACTACCTGCTGGCCGCCACGTTCGGCAACGTGCACGGCGTCTACAAGCCGGGCAACGTCAAGCTGCGGCCGGACATCCTGGCCGAGGGGCAGAAGGTGGCTGCGGCCAAGCTCGGCCTCGGTGACGACGCCAAGCCGTTCGACTTCGTCTTCCACGGCGGCTCGGGCTCGGCGAAGTCGGAGATCGAGGAGGCGCTGCGCTACGGCGTGGTGAAGATGAACGTCGACACCGACACCCAGTACGCGTTCACCCGGCCGATCGCGGCGCACATGTTCTCCAACTACGACGGTGTGCTCAAGGTCGACGGCGAAGTGGGCAACAAGAAGGTCTACGACCCGCGCAGCTACCTCAAGAAGGCCGAGGCGGGCATGACCGAACGCGTCATCGAGGCCTGCAACGACCTGCACTGCGCCGGCAAGTCCCTGGCCAGCTAG
- a CDS encoding glycoside hydrolase family 76 protein gives MDQVWANRAATSETAVTQRNLRRLWGLPGTQLGVVAWPSDRKDRMFGTWHYWWQAHLLDCLIDAQLRDPQPERRIRINRQIRSHRLRNTLRWTNSYYDDMAWLALALERAARLVGVERSRALHTLAKQFVDAWVPEDGGGIPWRKQDQFFNAPGNGPAGIFLARYGGQLRRAQQMADWIDETLIDPDTKLVLDGIKDGSLVRAQYTYCQGVVLGLEVELAKRTHDDRHRPRVHRLVAAVKEHMAPKGVLKSAGGGDGGLFGGITARYLALVATDLPGDAAEDQAARDTARDIVLSSAKSAWDYRQTVDGLPVFGAFWDRDAEIPTAGGQQAQFVEGAVNSSAIPERDLSVQLAGWMLMEAAHSVAMVKSVG, from the coding sequence ATGGATCAGGTATGGGCGAACCGGGCCGCCACTTCCGAAACCGCCGTCACCCAACGTAACCTGCGGCGGCTGTGGGGCTTGCCCGGCACTCAGCTGGGGGTGGTCGCCTGGCCGTCGGACCGCAAGGACCGGATGTTCGGCACGTGGCACTACTGGTGGCAGGCCCATCTGCTGGACTGCCTCATCGACGCGCAGTTGCGCGACCCGCAGCCGGAGCGGCGCATCCGGATCAACCGGCAGATCCGCTCGCACCGGTTGCGTAACACGCTGCGCTGGACCAACAGCTACTACGACGACATGGCGTGGCTGGCGCTGGCCCTCGAGCGGGCCGCCCGGCTGGTGGGGGTGGAACGCAGCCGCGCCCTGCACACCCTGGCGAAGCAGTTTGTCGACGCGTGGGTGCCCGAGGATGGCGGCGGCATCCCCTGGCGCAAGCAGGACCAGTTCTTCAATGCCCCCGGCAACGGCCCGGCGGGAATCTTCCTGGCCCGCTACGGGGGGCAGCTGCGGCGCGCCCAGCAGATGGCCGACTGGATCGACGAGACCCTGATCGACCCCGACACCAAGCTGGTGCTCGACGGCATCAAGGACGGGTCGCTGGTGCGCGCGCAGTACACCTACTGCCAGGGTGTGGTGCTCGGGTTGGAGGTCGAGCTCGCCAAGCGCACCCATGACGATCGGCACCGGCCCCGCGTGCACCGGCTGGTCGCGGCGGTCAAGGAGCACATGGCCCCCAAAGGTGTCCTCAAGAGTGCCGGCGGCGGGGACGGCGGTTTGTTCGGCGGCATCACCGCTCGCTACCTGGCCCTGGTCGCCACCGATCTGCCGGGCGACGCCGCGGAGGATCAAGCCGCCCGCGACACCGCCCGCGACATCGTGCTGTCGTCGGCCAAGTCGGCCTGGGACTACCGCCAGACGGTGGACGGCTTGCCGGTGTTCGGCGCTTTCTGGGACCGCGACGCCGAGATACCCACCGCCGGCGGTCAGCAGGCGCAGTTCGTCGAGGGCGCGGTCAACAGTTCGGCGATTCCCGAGCGGGACCTGTCGGTACAGCTGGCGGGCTGGATGCTGATGGAGGCCGCGCACAGCGTCGCGATGGTCAAGTCAGTCGGATAA